A section of the Centropristis striata isolate RG_2023a ecotype Rhode Island chromosome 7, C.striata_1.0, whole genome shotgun sequence genome encodes:
- the disp3 gene encoding protein dispatched homolog 3 codes for MDVEDDEPLLFQTSWGGEEDELEEQEEEDGVAHAAGQSCFSRVCGLWRAVGWVYTQPWASGVVLGVVVSLPCALFAYMLLYCPPLDIDLSYSAFEVHSHFSAERFDALTIAVKSQLGSWDRRRRDLDNSESEALLELLKERLSRQGVFNRTDNEGVRSSTLQNDTLHAGDDQKTEALESTDKRTVLDLAQEEMKKHKNSNHRAEEEAGTSWDGNSSSPLIRRRRFAPNYYLQSQALWRIELVFVAQGEGDRNIFTPERLQTIHHVERLLMQHPQFHQFCWKPLEMLRDLPLGPSYCSPPSSLLSYLYPSERGGKIYYDGMGPDLADIQGSLSLAITHPQFYWYVDESLSPEHLSSSLLRSEIHFGAPLPSYYSLQDRAHEQRSRFKNFVVQYADILAKQSTSQVKVLYGGTELFDDEVRHTFHNDMMLAVISGACITLLVYVLTSFSVFLTFFGLASIGLSCLMALFLYHVVFGVRYLGILNGVAAFVIIGIGVDDVFVFISTFRQASHLRQPQQRMIYTIKTAGRATFLTSFTTAAAYAANTFSQIPAVHDFGLFMALIVSCCWLWVSALMPAALCIWTQCVVAQEHAWLNCWKLFSGLSASHGPLSDEDDDVALLSVEMEPGSCDTDGDAAILSLSVETPLSPSGQQHVGVVSTNLRWALKHLVAEPVVERRKAVLGVFLLVLLLSAGCCGLLRPATHAPLLFRRDTNLQTLLALRSNLSGQGISCPMCSGVFMEKPHPLYTHTSASAFKFSTHQQNPSTTTFAAPRSSGKPNSSTNQTGSLITVYISMLDLGASTTLYRFSLNTSTPSPWKLCSTEHEEVSSFQAYNQPRGNYTTRMTVCVSHVYHPYPSWMMTSTSCELRHGWTPEFSFYVASSLQLHSRKLCFAQRRLRPHPSRVCVNPPGCGISSGPDGPTKGTFYIPLPSDPSSAAKTKLSKTFGFNPCSGGACGHPAVRPLVDTGAMVFVVFGILGVNRTEHRDNHVIGDMGSIILDPDFDVFQEMGHLCKICKAISANTQLVKPGGAQCLPSGNKLSSILPLLHPECHSLPEPNLLPGQLSHGAVGMHGGKVRWLSMAFESTTYKGKSSFQTYSDFLQWENFIQEQLATLPQSSALQRGFQTCEHWKQIFMEIIGVESALWSLLLSLAICVAAVSVFTAHPLLLLPVLITILGVICLVVAVMYWLGWEMGAVEAISLSILVGSSVDYCLHLVEGYLLAGATMPSTSGCNLEPGAERQRRTLEAVNHVGVAIVSSAVTTVISTVPLFFCVIVPFAKFGQIVAINTAVSILFTLTVTVAMLACMAPARFSRPPGAVLKASLAVMAAAALGAALCWVGGQLGAVAWQSIST; via the exons ATGGATGTGGAGGATGACGAGCCGCTGCTATTTCAGACCAGCTGGGGAGGGGAGGAAGATGAgttggaggagcaggaggaagaggatggaGTCGCACATGCAGCAGGACAGAGCTGTTTCTCTAGGGTGTGTGGACTGTGGAGGGCAGTGGGGTGGGTGTACACACAGCCCTGGGCCAGTGGAGTGGTTTTAGGGGTAGTTGTTTCACTACCATGTGCCCTGTTTGCCTACATGCTCCTCTACTGCCCTCCTCTGGACATAGACCTCTCCTACAGTGCCTTCGAGGTTCACAGTCACTTCTCTGCCGAGCGCTTCGACGCCCTCACGATAGCTGTAAAGTCTCAGCTGGGATCCTGGGACAGACGTAGGCGAGACTTAGATAATAGCGAGTCTGAGGCCCTGCTGGAGCTTCTGAAGGAGAGACTGAGCAGACAGGGAGTGTTCAACAGGACAGATAATGAGGGCGTAAGGTCCTCCACTCTTCAAAATGACACTTTACATGCAGGAGATGATCAAAAGACAGAGGCCTTGGAGAGCACAGATAAAAGGACAGTGCTTGATTTGGCTCAGGAGGAAATGAAGAAGCACAAGAACTCAAAtcacagagcagaggaggaagcaGGGACATCATGGGATGGAAATTCTTCTTCGCCGCTCATTAGGAGGCGCAGGTTTGCGCCCAATTACTACCTGCAGAGCCAGGCCCTGTGGAGGATTGAGCTGGTGTTTGTTGCTCAAGGGGAAGGCGATCGCAACATCTTCACCCCTGAACGCCTGCAGACGATTCACCACGTGGAGCGGCTGCTCATGCAGCACCCACAGTTTCATCAGTTTTGCTGGAAGCCTCTGGAGATGTTGAGGGATCTGCCTCTGGGACCATCCTACTGCTCCCCACCCAGCTCACTCCTGTCCTACCTGTACCCCAGTGAGAGAGGAGGGAAGATATACTATGATGGCATGGGCCCAGATCTTGCTGATATTCAAG GTTCTCTGAGTCTGGCCATCACCCACCCACAGTTCTACTGGTATGTGGATGAGAGTCTGTCCCCCGagcatctctcctcctcccttttaCGCAGTGAGATTCACTTCGGAGCACCTCTACCTTCCTACTACTCCCTGCAGGACCGAGCTCACGAGCAGAGATCTCGCTTCAAAAACTTTGTCGTTCAGTATGCAGACATCCTGGCCAAGCAATCTACCAG CCAAGTGAAAGTGTTGTACGGGGGAACTGAGCTGTTTGATGATGAGGTGAGACACACCTTCCACAATGACATGATGCTGGCTGTCATCAGTGGAGCCTGCATTACTCTGCTCGTCTATGTCCTTACCTCTTTTTCTG TGTTTCTGACTTTCTTCGGACTCGCCAGCATTGGACTGAGCTGCCTGATGGCTCTTTTCTTGTACCATGTTGTCTTTGGCGTGAGGTACCTAGGCATTCTCAATGGAGTCGCAGCCTTTGTTATTATTGGTATTG GGGTGGATGATGTATTTGTGTTCATCAGCAccttcagacaggcttctcatCTGCGTCAACCGCAGCAGCGAATGATCTACACAATTAAAACAGCTGGTCGAGCTACTTTCCTCACCTCTTTCACGACTGCTGCTGCCTATGCTGCCAACACCTTCTCTCAG ATCCCAGCCGTGCATGACTTCGGCCTATTCATGGCCCTCATTGTCAGCTGCTGCTGGCTTTGGGTTTCTGCCCTGATGCCCGCCGCCCTGTGTATCTGGACTCAGTGCGTGGTGGCTCAGGAACACGCCTGGTTGAATTG CTGGAAGCTGTTTTCAGGCCTGTCAGCGAGCCATGGCCCTTTGTcagatgaggatgatgatgtgGCGCTCCTGTCAGTGGAGATGGAGCCAG GCTCCTGTGACACAGACGGCGATGCGGCCATTCTTTCCCTGTCAGTGGAGACACCTCTGTCCCCTTCAGGGCAGCAGCACGTGGGTGTGGTGAGCACAAATCTCCGATGGGCCCTAAAACACTTAGTGGCAGAGCCAGTTGTGGAGCGACGGAAAGCCGTTCTTG GTGTCTTCCTCCTGGTTCTGCTCTTATCTGCCGGGTGCTGCGGTCTCCTGAGGCCAGCCACTCACGCCCCCCTTCTTTTCCGCCGGGACACAAACCTCCAGACTCTGCTGGCTCTGAGGAGCAACCTTAGCGGCCAGGGCATCTCCTGCCCCATGTGCTCAG GTGTGTTCATGGAAAAGCCCCATCCTTTGTACACCCACACATCCGCATCAGCATTCAAGTTCTCTACACATCAGCAGAACCCAAGCACAACTACTTTCGCTGCTCCTCGGAGCTCAGGAAAACCAAATTCAAGCACTAACCAAACAG GCTCTTTAATTACAGTGTACATATCAATGTTGGACCTCGGAGCCTCTACAACTCTTTACCGCTTCTCCCTCAACACCAGCACTCCCTCACCGTGGAAGCTGTGCAGCACAGAGCATGAAGAGGTGTCATCATTTCAG GCTTATAATCAGCCCCGAGGCAATTACACCACCAGAATGACAGTGTGTGTTTCCCATGTGTACCACCCATACCCCAGCTGGATGATGACATCCACCTCATGTGAACTCCGTCATGGCTGGACGCCAGAGTTTTCCTTTTATGTAGCGTCATCTCTGCAGCTGCACAGCAG AAAACTATGCTTTGCCCAGCGCCGCCTGAGACCTCATCCCAGCCGCGTGTGTGTCAACCCGCCTGGCTGCGGGATCAGTTCTGGGCCTGATGGACCCACAAAGGGAACCTTTTATATTCCTCTTCCCAGTG ATCCCTCTTCTGCTGCCAAAACGAAGCTATCCAAAACGTTTGGCTTCAACCCATGCAGTGGCGGTGCATGTGGCCACCCAGCAGTGCGTCCTCTGGTTGACACCGGGGCAATGGTATTTGTTGTCTTTGGCATCTTGGGAGTCAACCGAACTGAACACAGGGACAACCACGTTATTGGAGACATG GGCAGCATTATTTTGGACCCAGACTTTGATGTTTTCCAGGAAATGGGGCATCTTTGCAAAATCTGTAAAGCCATTAGTGCAAACACACAACTTGTGAAGCCGGGAGGAGCGCAGTGTTTGCCTTCAG GTAATAAACTGTCATCTATTCTGCCTCTGCTCCATCCTGAGTGTCACTCTCTCCCCGAGCCCAACCTGCTCCCGGGGCAGCTCTCCCACGGAGCGGTGGGAATGCACGGTGGCAAGGTCCGCTGGCTGTCCATGGCCTTTGAGTCT ACCACATACAAGGGCAAATCCTCCTTTCAGACCTATTCCGACTTCCTTCAGTGGGAGAACTTCATCCAGGAGCAGCTCGCCACCCTCCCGCAGTCCTCTGCTCTGCAAAGGGGTTTCCAGACCTGCGAGCACTGGAAGCAAATCTTCATGGAGATTATAG GTGTGGAGAGTGCCCTCTGGAGTCTTCTGCTGTCTCTGGCCATCTGTGTGGCAGCTGTGTCCGTGTTTACTGCacatcctctgctgctgctcccagTGCTCATAACCATTTTAG GAGTGATCTGTCTGGTGGTGGCAGTTATGTATTGGCTTGGTTGGGAGATGGGAGCAGTGGAGGCCATTTCTCTGTCTATACTTGTGGGATCTTCAGTGGATTACTGTCTGCACCTGGTGGAGGGATACCTGCTGGCCGGGGCGACCATGCCCTCTACGTCTGGTTGTAATTTG GAGCCTGGGGCCGAGAGGCAGAGGCGGACCCTGGAGGCAGTGAACCATGTGGGTGTTGCCATAGTGTCCAGCGCCGTCACCACAGTGATCTCCACAGtccctctcttcttctgtgTCATTGTGCCTTTCGCCAAGTTTGGCCAGATAGTGGCCATTAACACCGCCGTCTCCATTTTGTTCACCCTGACCGTGACTGTGGCCATGTTGGCGTGCATGGCCCCCGCGCGGTTCAGCAGACCCCCCGGCGCTGTGCTGAAGGCCAGCTTGGCTGTGATGGCGGCGGCAGCCTTGGGAGCGGCTCTGTGCTGGGTGGGAGGACAGCTGGGAGCGGTGGCCTGGCAATCCATCAGCACGTAA